From one Dryobates pubescens isolate bDryPub1 chromosome 2, bDryPub1.pri, whole genome shotgun sequence genomic stretch:
- the HLX gene encoding H2.0-like homeobox protein isoform X1, protein MYTAGLAPFYASNFSLWSAAYCSASGPAAGSCFPLDASAAKKPSFCIADILHAGAEAAGGPADSLPGAPGTGIPAALGAVHHGAPFHATASPLRPTPVVAPDAPSTAFPPRLSPLSAAYHSHHHRPTQHRSPAAAAAAAAGGGGGPAPARLPGGHTHGSAPAPASKDLKFGIDRILSAEFDPKVKEGNTLRDLTSLLTTSRQTGVHVPNLQPSAGQFFASLDPINEASAILGPLNTNPRSSVQHQFQDTFPGPYAVLTKDTLPQTYKRKRSWSRAVFSNLQRKGLEKRFEIQKYVTKPDRKQLAAMLGLTDAQVKVWFQNRRMKWRHSKEAQAQKDKELPPEPEPEQTAQRAAGPPAATGEPERSPSRSEGDSDSSDADSLDMAPSDTERTEGTERSLPAAGLGKSSGSTGLPSPPPPASAASPEPRSGL, encoded by the exons ATGTACACGGCCGGGCTGGCTCCGTTCTACGCCTCCAACTTCAGCTTGTGGTCAGCGGCTTATTGCTCGGCATCGGGGCCGGCAGCCGGCAGCTGCTTCCCGCTGGACGCCTCGGCAGCGAAGAAACCTTCTTTCTGCATCGCCGACATCCTCCACGCTGGCGCTGAAGCGGCAGGAGGACCCGCAGACAGCCTGCCCGGAGCTCCCGGTACCGGCATACCGGCAGCGCTGGGAGCCGTTCACCACGGCGCTCCCTTCCACGCTACCGCCTCTCCGCTCCGGCCCACGCCCGTTGTGGCCCCAGACGCCCCTTCCACCGCCTTTCCGCCGCGCCTCTCGCCGCTCTCCGCCGCCTACCACTCCCACCACCACCGCCCCACGCAGCACCGGTCCcccgcggcggcggcagcggcagcagcgggCGGCGGAGGCGGCCCAGCCCCGGCCCGGCTGCCCGGCGGCCACACGCACGGCTCGGCGCCGGCGCCCGCCAGCAAGGACCTGAAATTCGGCATCGACCGCATTTTATCGGCGGAGTTTGACCCCAAAGTCAAGGAAGGCAACACTCTTAGAG ATCTGACCTCCTTATTAACTACCAGCCGCCAAACTGGGGTTCATGTCCCCAACTTGCAGCCTTCCGCCGGCCAGTTCTTCGCGTCTCTAGACCCCATTAACGAGGCCTCTGCTATTCTGGGTCCCTTAAACACAAACCCAAGGAGCTCAGTTCAGCACCAGTTTCAAGACACTTTTCCAG GTCCATATGCAGTTTTAACCAAGGACACGCTGCCCCAGACGTACAAGAGGAAACGTTCCTGGTCCAGGGCtgttttttccaacctgcaaAGGAAAGGTTTAGAAAAACGGTTCGAAATCCAGAAATATGTCACCAAACCAGACAGAAAGCAACTGGCGGCAATGCTGGGGCTGACAGATGCTCAA GTGAAGGTGTGGTTCCAGAACCGGCGGATGAAGTGGCGGCACTCCAAGGAGGCTCAGGCCCAGAAGGACAAAGAGCTGCCGCCAGAACCGGAACCGGAGCAGACGGCCCAGCGAGCTGCCGGACCACCAGCCGCTACCGGCGAGCCCGAGCGCAGCCCCAGCCGCTCCGAGGGCGACAGTGACAGCAGCGACGCCGACTCCCTCGACATGGCCCCCAGCGACACGGAACGGACTGAGGGCACTGAGCGGAGCCTGCCCGCCGCCGGGCTCGGCAAATCCTCCGGTAGCACCGGCCTCCCTTCCCCGCCGCCACCTGCCTCCGCAGCCAGTCCCGAGCCGCGGAGTGGCCTATAG
- the HLX gene encoding H2.0-like homeobox protein isoform X2 — translation MYTAGLAPFYASNFSLWSAAYCSASGPAAGSCFPLDASAAKKPSFCIADILHAGAEAAGGPADSLPGAPGTGIPAALGAVHHGAPFHATASPLRPTPVVAPDAPSTAFPPRLSPLSAAYHSHHHRPTQHRSPAAAAAAAAGGGGGPAPARLPGGHTHGSAPAPASKDLKFGIDRILSAEFDPKVKEGNTLRGPYAVLTKDTLPQTYKRKRSWSRAVFSNLQRKGLEKRFEIQKYVTKPDRKQLAAMLGLTDAQVKVWFQNRRMKWRHSKEAQAQKDKELPPEPEPEQTAQRAAGPPAATGEPERSPSRSEGDSDSSDADSLDMAPSDTERTEGTERSLPAAGLGKSSGSTGLPSPPPPASAASPEPRSGL, via the exons ATGTACACGGCCGGGCTGGCTCCGTTCTACGCCTCCAACTTCAGCTTGTGGTCAGCGGCTTATTGCTCGGCATCGGGGCCGGCAGCCGGCAGCTGCTTCCCGCTGGACGCCTCGGCAGCGAAGAAACCTTCTTTCTGCATCGCCGACATCCTCCACGCTGGCGCTGAAGCGGCAGGAGGACCCGCAGACAGCCTGCCCGGAGCTCCCGGTACCGGCATACCGGCAGCGCTGGGAGCCGTTCACCACGGCGCTCCCTTCCACGCTACCGCCTCTCCGCTCCGGCCCACGCCCGTTGTGGCCCCAGACGCCCCTTCCACCGCCTTTCCGCCGCGCCTCTCGCCGCTCTCCGCCGCCTACCACTCCCACCACCACCGCCCCACGCAGCACCGGTCCcccgcggcggcggcagcggcagcagcgggCGGCGGAGGCGGCCCAGCCCCGGCCCGGCTGCCCGGCGGCCACACGCACGGCTCGGCGCCGGCGCCCGCCAGCAAGGACCTGAAATTCGGCATCGACCGCATTTTATCGGCGGAGTTTGACCCCAAAGTCAAGGAAGGCAACACTCTTAGAG GTCCATATGCAGTTTTAACCAAGGACACGCTGCCCCAGACGTACAAGAGGAAACGTTCCTGGTCCAGGGCtgttttttccaacctgcaaAGGAAAGGTTTAGAAAAACGGTTCGAAATCCAGAAATATGTCACCAAACCAGACAGAAAGCAACTGGCGGCAATGCTGGGGCTGACAGATGCTCAA GTGAAGGTGTGGTTCCAGAACCGGCGGATGAAGTGGCGGCACTCCAAGGAGGCTCAGGCCCAGAAGGACAAAGAGCTGCCGCCAGAACCGGAACCGGAGCAGACGGCCCAGCGAGCTGCCGGACCACCAGCCGCTACCGGCGAGCCCGAGCGCAGCCCCAGCCGCTCCGAGGGCGACAGTGACAGCAGCGACGCCGACTCCCTCGACATGGCCCCCAGCGACACGGAACGGACTGAGGGCACTGAGCGGAGCCTGCCCGCCGCCGGGCTCGGCAAATCCTCCGGTAGCACCGGCCTCCCTTCCCCGCCGCCACCTGCCTCCGCAGCCAGTCCCGAGCCGCGGAGTGGCCTATAG